The proteins below are encoded in one region of Pseudobacteriovorax antillogorgiicola:
- a CDS encoding glutamine synthetase beta-grasp domain-containing protein, with the protein MIKQAEYIWLDGRQPTQRLRSKTRIVNGLSSSPAVEDFPEWSFDGSSTYQSPGGNSDLLLRPVSYVDDPVRGAGNYLVMCEVMNEDGSPHESNHRARLRETLEKGAADVDPWFGFEQEYVLFDGNRPLGWPENGYPPPQGPFYCGVGPNQVYGREIVEQHTQACINAGIMIYGINAEVMPAQWEFQVGYRSINEESADPLTIGDHLWMARWLLFRIGEDYGVEAVLHSKPIQGDWNGSGQHTNFSTKPMRDAKTGMATIEKYIQLLEKKHEAHIAEYGEGLDQRLTGLHETCAIHEFKSGVADRGASIRIPRQVANEGHGYIEDRRPGANANPYRIANRILKTVCELD; encoded by the coding sequence ATGATTAAGCAGGCGGAATACATCTGGTTAGATGGAAGGCAACCCACCCAGAGGTTGCGATCAAAAACGCGGATCGTCAATGGCTTGAGTTCAAGCCCTGCGGTTGAGGACTTTCCTGAATGGAGTTTTGACGGTTCATCCACCTACCAATCACCGGGTGGCAACAGCGATCTACTGCTTCGTCCAGTAAGCTATGTGGATGATCCTGTTCGTGGCGCGGGTAATTACCTGGTCATGTGTGAAGTTATGAATGAAGATGGTTCGCCCCATGAGTCAAATCACCGCGCGCGCCTCCGGGAAACCTTGGAAAAAGGTGCCGCCGATGTGGATCCTTGGTTTGGGTTTGAGCAAGAATACGTATTGTTCGATGGCAATCGTCCTTTGGGCTGGCCGGAAAATGGCTACCCACCACCTCAAGGCCCTTTCTACTGCGGTGTTGGTCCGAATCAGGTTTATGGCCGCGAGATTGTTGAGCAACATACCCAAGCCTGTATTAATGCGGGTATCATGATTTACGGTATCAACGCAGAAGTGATGCCTGCTCAGTGGGAGTTCCAAGTAGGATATCGGAGCATTAACGAAGAATCTGCCGATCCTCTCACCATTGGCGATCACCTATGGATGGCTCGCTGGCTTCTGTTTAGAATTGGTGAAGACTACGGAGTCGAGGCCGTTCTTCACAGTAAGCCGATTCAGGGCGATTGGAATGGCTCTGGGCAGCATACTAACTTCTCTACCAAGCCGATGCGTGATGCCAAAACAGGAATGGCAACCATTGAAAAGTACATCCAATTGCTAGAGAAAAAGCACGAGGCGCATATTGCTGAGTACGGCGAGGGCTTGGACCAGCGTTTGACTGGGCTTCACGAGACCTGTGCGATCCATGAATTTAAGTCAGGTGTCGCTGATCGTGGTGCTTCCATCCGGATTCCGAGACAGGTGGCCAATGAAGGTCATGGCTATATCGAAGATCGTCGGCCGGGAGCCAATGCGAATCCTTATCGCATTGCCAATCGTATCCTGAAAACTGTTTGTGAATTAGATTAA
- the dusB gene encoding tRNA dihydrouridine synthase DusB, whose product MTKVSPFQRLGISENPVVLAPLAGVSDHPFRRICSRHGADLTYVEMISATAMIYESRRTYRMLKRHESESVLGVQITGRSAEDVGKAAEILHDMPFDTIDINMGCPVKKVVKTGCGSAILKEPDRVYDTVKALRNATDKVISAKIRIGWDHSSINGIEIARAIEEAGADFMTVHGRTRNDDYSKPVDLEYMAQLKTAVSIPLIGNGNLFSAFDGDYMTKATKVDGLMVSRGALGNPWIFNDIKKVQNTVSLEDWLDTVSDHLKWQQEEYGDVGAGAVCMRKHLLWYAKGWPGVKALREKMNVAESLQSALAMVQEFAEQLASQGITHRFDVTNSDAEGRFVWDPKYDMDRKLDRGVGDDGLSTPPQL is encoded by the coding sequence ATGACAAAAGTTTCTCCGTTCCAACGATTAGGTATCAGCGAAAATCCAGTCGTGCTTGCTCCTCTTGCAGGGGTGTCTGACCATCCGTTCCGCCGAATTTGCTCCCGCCATGGTGCAGATTTAACGTATGTTGAGATGATTTCAGCCACTGCCATGATCTATGAGAGTCGCCGGACCTATCGCATGCTAAAGCGCCATGAGTCGGAGTCTGTGCTTGGGGTTCAAATTACAGGCCGATCAGCGGAAGACGTGGGCAAGGCAGCGGAAATTCTTCATGATATGCCATTTGATACGATTGATATTAATATGGGCTGCCCAGTCAAGAAAGTTGTCAAAACCGGCTGTGGGAGTGCGATCCTGAAAGAGCCAGATCGAGTCTACGACACGGTGAAAGCTCTTCGAAATGCCACAGATAAAGTGATTTCAGCGAAGATTCGCATCGGGTGGGATCACAGCTCCATCAACGGTATCGAGATTGCTCGGGCCATCGAGGAAGCAGGTGCTGACTTTATGACAGTTCATGGCCGCACCCGGAATGATGACTACTCAAAGCCTGTGGATCTTGAATATATGGCTCAGCTGAAAACTGCTGTATCAATTCCTCTCATTGGCAACGGCAACTTATTTAGCGCTTTCGACGGGGACTACATGACCAAGGCTACCAAAGTCGACGGCTTGATGGTGAGTCGAGGAGCATTGGGCAATCCGTGGATCTTCAACGACATCAAAAAAGTGCAAAACACGGTGAGTTTGGAAGACTGGCTTGATACGGTTTCTGATCACTTGAAATGGCAACAAGAAGAATACGGAGATGTAGGAGCTGGTGCGGTGTGTATGCGTAAGCATCTTCTTTGGTATGCAAAGGGTTGGCCCGGTGTGAAGGCGCTCCGTGAAAAGATGAATGTCGCTGAAAGTCTTCAAAGTGCCTTGGCAATGGTGCAAGAATTCGCAGAACAGCTTGCCAGCCAAGGGATTACTCATCGCTTTGATGTAACAAACAGTGATGCGGAAGGCCGATTTGTTTGGGACCCTAAGTACGATATGGATCGAAAACTTGATCGTGGTGTCGGTGACGACGGCCTAAGCACACCTCCCCAATTATAA